ttgaacatggctgtcatatcaccccttaaccttctcttctccaggctaaacacgcccagctccctaagccattcctcataaggcatcatttccaagcctttgaccattttggttgccctcttctggacacgttccagcttgtcagtatcctccttcaactgtggtgcccagaactggacacagtactccaggtaaaggtctgaccagagcaggatACAGTGATGAATACAGAATACTATTGATGACCTGGACTACAGAGTTGCATCCAGAGTGAGCTCTGTGAGAGTTTCCTTGGCCCAAGGTGGAGCCACCTGCTCCCTCAACACAGACTGTCATAGCAGACCAAGAGTCAGGGGTGAGCTAATGAGCTAATTcccaaaatgaggggtgctaaaagtCCTAACATGACAGGAATTCAAAAGATaatttggttaaattaatacaaTTTCGTTTTGCTTGATAAGTAAAATgggtgtaaaattgcatagataGCATTCAAATTGATTGCAAAGTGCTTgcagttttatattttatatgatAATATTCGActtatttggttttccaaaagtagtttatgtgcttcttcatcaaacggTGACTTACCAAACTAAATGTTgcccagtcacaaaaataatacACACCTTCACACAccttgcaaaaattaagtttcaacCCAAAATGACACTCCCTACTGAGGTAGTGTGAGGAGTGTCATCTTGAGAAAGGGACCATAAAATATAGGATGGATGGAAGTGAAATGAAGAGAAGAACAGAGATAAAATATTGAATACACATTTTTCAGAATGAATTTACTTCTCCCTGAGACAGAGGTGAGCTAAATCCAAAAATAAGGGGTGCTAAAATGTTGTAAAATGACTTGGAAATTCAACAGCtcttttggttaaattaatacaaTTTCATTTTGCTTgataagtaaaatgggtgcaagatTGCATCGATATCATTCAAattgattgccaagtacttgcagttatatgtTTTATATGATAAAATTAGAATTATTTGGTTGTTGTGTTTCTGTTACTTGCATTTGCAGCTGATACAATTAGGTTATTCAACCTTTGTTAAGTTTTTCTAAACAGATTTTCCTAATAGGGGAGGTCTCCAACCCTGGATCATTTTGTATACTCTTTGTCTTTATTTTTAACCGCAAGTCTACATTTTTCTGAGATTTGACCACCAGAATAGTACACAATATTCAAAATGTGGCTGACCACAGGTTTACATATGAGCGTATGATAGCTGGTACTTTATTTCAATCtaattgatggtgtttcctgcttggtagggggttggactggatggcccttgttgtctctcccaactctatgattctatgattctaattatttTCAACTTTGAATGCACCTTCTTTAGATCACTACAAAACATTATCATTTTCAGTAAGCATTCCAACCCTTACATGTCCTGTTCAGAGCCAAACAACATTTCCCTCTTTTAAAACAGGAATTGGCAAACTCCCAGCTTGTGGGTTCCTGTCAGAAGCCTAACCTGCTGTATTTTGTATGAACTAAACTTTTCTGGTATGTTCTAAAGGTAGCACCATCTAGAGCacatttaaatgtttgtttgaaaATACTTATATACCGCTACTCATAAAAATACCAGAGTGGTTTTCCACAGCTCTGTataaaaaccatacaataaaaaccgCATAGCAATCTTAAAATCCAAGATCAGTTACGTATTCTGTTCCATTAGCGCTATaccccccatcattcctgatcatttcCCAAGCTttctgggagttgaagtccagtgTTGGCTATCCCTGTGCTAGACCAACCCGGAGCAATAATGTATGCTCATCAACCCTTCTGCTTGTCTCCTGtgtagaaagcatgggtccaagtgatTTTCCACTTgtcccgtgctttctaggcagaggttttgcctttgccctgctaCTTCCCCTGGAAAGTCCAcactttagtgctaaatcagagcaccCTAGTCTTCTGATTGTAACCTGGTATAACTCCTTTTAATCTTGAATATTAGATTACCCTTGGCCCTCTAGACatcgctgaactacaactcccagcttcTCATGCTTTGGCGATGCTTGATGGGGCCAAAGAGGGTTACTAGTTCAGGAAGAGGGTTGAAGGTTCTCCATCCGTGCATTGCCATGTGAAAGTTAGAAGGTTTTCTCATTGTACACATGGTACATGGGTGATCTCAGCCATACCAAGATGCTCCTAAGGCTTTTGTGCCAACTGTTTATTCCAGCTCCATTTTGAGTAGATGTTTTGCTATTTTCGTTTCTTCCTTTTCTAGATAATGTACAGGGAAGCATTGTGGGAAGAAGGCAATCAGAGCTATGAAGGAGAATTCATCTTACTGGGAGTGGCTGACCGCCCACGCTTGGAGATGTTGCTCTTTGGCCTTGTCCTGATGTGCTACACGATGACCTTGCTGGGCAACACAACCATCATTGTGGTGTCGCGGCTGGACCCCCATCTCCACacccccatgtatttcttcctcacCAATCTCTCCTTCCTTGATCTTTGCTTCACCACCAGCCTCGGACCATGGATGCTGGTGAGCTTCTGGAAGAAAAACAAGTCCATCTCCTATGGCGGCTGTGTGGCTGAGTTGTACATCTCCCTTGCTCTGGGCTccacagaatgtgtccttttggcTGTCATGGCCTACGACCGATATGCTGCAGTCTGTCATCCGCTGCGCTACACTACCATTATGAGCCACTCTTtatgtttcaaaatggctgccatcgcCTGGCTTTTTGGCTCCGGTAATTCACTAGTGCACACAGTGATGACTCTTCGGCTCCCACGGTGTAGAGAGAACCGAATAGACAATTTTTTCTGTGAGGTTCCAGCCTTAATCAAACTGGCCTGTGTTGACACCTCCTTCAATGAGGCTTTGCTTGTTGGTTTTAGTGCAGTGTTCCTTATAGTACCACTAGGCCTCATTATGGTCTCTTATAGCTACGTTGTGGTTGCTGTGTTGAGGATCCGCTCAGCGGAgggcaggcagaaggccttcagcACCTGTGCTTCCCACTTGATTGTGGTGTCGCTCTTTTATGGGACGGCCACCTTCAGCTACGTTCAGCCCGCGTCCAACTACTCCCGCGATCAGGGCAAGATGGTTTCCCTTTTCTATACATTTGTTGTCACCATGCTCAATCCCTTAATCTATACCCTGAGGAACAAAGAGGTACACAAAGCTCTGAGCAGACTGACAAAGAGAACTTAAGACCAATGTCTCCCAACTCCATGCAGAGGCTGTGTGgttatattttaat
Above is a window of Zootoca vivipara chromosome 2, rZooViv1.1, whole genome shotgun sequence DNA encoding:
- the LOC118080101 gene encoding olfactory receptor 2G3-like; its protein translation is MYREALWEEGNQSYEGEFILLGVADRPRLEMLLFGLVLMCYTMTLLGNTTIIVVSRLDPHLHTPMYFFLTNLSFLDLCFTTSLGPWMLVSFWKKNKSISYGGCVAELYISLALGSTECVLLAVMAYDRYAAVCHPLRYTTIMSHSLCFKMAAIAWLFGSGNSLVHTVMTLRLPRCRENRIDNFFCEVPALIKLACVDTSFNEALLVGFSAVFLIVPLGLIMVSYSYVVVAVLRIRSAEGRQKAFSTCASHLIVVSLFYGTATFSYVQPASNYSRDQGKMVSLFYTFVVTMLNPLIYTLRNKEVHKALSRLTKRT